The Rhineura floridana isolate rRhiFlo1 chromosome 15, rRhiFlo1.hap2, whole genome shotgun sequence genome window below encodes:
- the RHBDL2 gene encoding rhomboid-related protein 2 isoform X1 yields MELERLNLERAPESQDEDERNEGRNCAACSNCNNIHDTVSKWMLPEEARATYLERANCIPPPLFIIAISVAELAVFIYYAASKPQKQWITLDNQIQESPLIYRPDKRQEAWRFLSYMLLHAGIEHILGNLFLQLLLGIPLEMVHKGHRVGLVYISGVIGGSLGSSICDPHQGLVGASGGVYALIGGYFMNVIVNFQEMIPLFGVARLLFIFLIVGTDVGFALYRRFLPPVDGPEVSFVAHIAGGLAGMSVGYVIFSCFDKNFIKDPRFWVCIIAYLIFVVFAVFFNVFFSPANQ; encoded by the exons ATGGAGCTTGAGCGACTGAACTTGGAGAGGGCCCCGGAGTCACAGGATGAAGATGAGAGAAATGAAGGCAGAAACTGTGCGGCTTGTAGTAACTGCAACAACATCCATGACACCGTTTCTAAATGGATGCTTCCAGAAGAGGCCAGGGCGACCTACCTTGAAAGAGCCAACTGCATCCCACCACCTCTCTTCATCATTGCCATCAGTGTAGCTGAG CTGGCTGTGTTCATTTATTATGCTGCTTCGAAACCCCAGAAACAGTGGATCACTCTAGACAACCAAATCCAGGAAAGCCCTCTTATTTACAGGCCTGACAAAAGGCAGGAAGCCTGGAGATTCTTGTCTTACATGCTTCTGCATGCTGG CATTGAACATATCTTAGGAAACCTTTTCCTGCAGCTTCTTTTGGGGATTCCCCTAGAAATGGTTCACAAAGGTCATAGAGTTGGATTGGTTTATATTTCAGGAGTGATTGGAG GTTCCTTGGGCAGCTCAATCTGTGATCCCCACCAGGGTCTGGTAGGAGCATCTGGAGGAGTCTATGCTCTTATTGGAGGATACTTCATGAATGTTATAGTG AACTTCCAAGAAATGATTCCTTTGTTTGGAGTTGCCAGATTACTATTCATCTTCCTAATAG TTGGGACAGATGTAGGATTTGCTTTGTACAGAAGATTTCTTCCTCCTGTGGATGGGCCTGAG GTTTCCTTCGTAGCCCACATTGCAGGAGGCCTGGCTGGGATGTCAGTTGGTTATGTCATATTCAGCTGTTTTGATAAGAATTTCATTAAAGATCCTAGATTCTGGGTCTGCATAATTGCTTATTTAATATTTGTAGTGTTTGCCGTATTCTTCAATGTGTTTTTTTCACCAGCAAACCAGTAG
- the RHBDL2 gene encoding rhomboid-related protein 2 isoform X2 encodes MELERLNLERAPESQDEDERNEGRNCAACSNCNNIHDTVSKWMLPEEARATYLERANCIPPPLFIIAISVAELAVFIYYAASKPQKQWITLDNQIQESPLIYRPDKRQEAWRFLSYMLLHAGIEHILGNLFLQLLLGIPLEMVHKGHRVGLVYISGVIGGSLGSSICDPHQGLVGASGGVYALIGGYFMNVIVNFQEMIPLFGVARLLFIFLIVGTDVGFALYRRFLPPVDGPEVQN; translated from the exons ATGGAGCTTGAGCGACTGAACTTGGAGAGGGCCCCGGAGTCACAGGATGAAGATGAGAGAAATGAAGGCAGAAACTGTGCGGCTTGTAGTAACTGCAACAACATCCATGACACCGTTTCTAAATGGATGCTTCCAGAAGAGGCCAGGGCGACCTACCTTGAAAGAGCCAACTGCATCCCACCACCTCTCTTCATCATTGCCATCAGTGTAGCTGAG CTGGCTGTGTTCATTTATTATGCTGCTTCGAAACCCCAGAAACAGTGGATCACTCTAGACAACCAAATCCAGGAAAGCCCTCTTATTTACAGGCCTGACAAAAGGCAGGAAGCCTGGAGATTCTTGTCTTACATGCTTCTGCATGCTGG CATTGAACATATCTTAGGAAACCTTTTCCTGCAGCTTCTTTTGGGGATTCCCCTAGAAATGGTTCACAAAGGTCATAGAGTTGGATTGGTTTATATTTCAGGAGTGATTGGAG GTTCCTTGGGCAGCTCAATCTGTGATCCCCACCAGGGTCTGGTAGGAGCATCTGGAGGAGTCTATGCTCTTATTGGAGGATACTTCATGAATGTTATAGTG AACTTCCAAGAAATGATTCCTTTGTTTGGAGTTGCCAGATTACTATTCATCTTCCTAATAG TTGGGACAGATGTAGGATTTGCTTTGTACAGAAGATTTCTTCCTCCTGTGGATGGGCCTGAG GTTCAGAATTAA
- the MYCBP gene encoding C-Myc-binding protein, whose product MATYKAADSKREQFRRYLEKSGVMDTLTKVLVALYEEPEKPNCALDFLKHHLGAAPPENPEVEALRLEVAEMKEKYEAVLEENKKLKAKLAQYEPPQEEKRGE is encoded by the exons ATGGCGACTTACAAG GCCGCCGACTCCAAGAGGGAGCAGTTCCGCCGCTACCTGGAGAAGTCCGGAGTGATGGACACCCTCACCAAAG TCCTGGTGGCCTTGTACGAGGAGCCCGAGAAGCCCAACTGTGCCTTGGA CTTTCTGAAACACCACTTGGGAGCGGCCCCTCCAGAAAACCCTGAAGTGGAGGCACTTCGCTTGGAAGTAGCAGAGATGAAAGAGAAGTATGAAGCTGTactggaagaaaataaaaaactaAAAGCAAAG CTTGCTCAGTATGAACCACCTCAGGAAGAAAAGCGTGGGGAATAG